The Saccharomonospora cyanea NA-134 genome includes a region encoding these proteins:
- the argB gene encoding acetylglutamate kinase — translation MTDKHSIVPVDERLAAAAEKASVLIEALPWLQRFHGATVVVKYGGNAMVDDELKRAFAQDMVFLRIAGLRPVVVHGGGPQITAMLDRLGIKGEFKGGLRVTTPETMDVVRMVLVGQVSRELVGLINAHGPYAVGISGEDARLFTAERKQATVDGEPVDVGLVGEVVDVNPDAVLDIVNAGRIPVVSTVAPDTDGVVHNVNADTAAGALASALRAEKLVVLTDVEGLYANWPDRSSLVDRIDADELENLLPSLASGMIPKMEACLRAIRGGVRRAHVIDGRLAHSVLLEVFTSRGVGTMVVPSKGVDDVQ, via the coding sequence ATGACGGACAAGCACTCCATCGTTCCGGTCGACGAACGGCTCGCCGCCGCCGCGGAGAAGGCGAGCGTGCTGATCGAGGCGCTTCCGTGGTTGCAACGCTTCCACGGCGCCACGGTCGTCGTGAAGTACGGCGGAAACGCGATGGTCGACGACGAACTGAAGCGGGCCTTCGCGCAGGACATGGTGTTCCTTCGGATCGCGGGTCTGCGTCCGGTCGTCGTCCACGGCGGTGGCCCACAGATCACCGCGATGCTCGACCGCCTGGGAATCAAGGGCGAGTTCAAGGGCGGCCTCCGGGTGACGACGCCCGAGACGATGGATGTCGTGCGCATGGTGCTGGTCGGTCAGGTGAGCCGGGAGCTGGTCGGCTTGATCAACGCCCATGGCCCTTACGCTGTGGGGATCTCGGGGGAGGACGCCCGCCTTTTCACCGCGGAACGCAAACAGGCCACGGTGGACGGTGAGCCTGTCGATGTCGGCCTGGTCGGCGAGGTCGTCGATGTGAACCCGGATGCGGTACTCGACATCGTGAACGCGGGTCGGATCCCGGTGGTGTCCACGGTGGCGCCGGACACGGACGGTGTCGTCCACAACGTCAACGCCGACACAGCGGCCGGAGCGCTCGCCTCTGCCCTGCGGGCTGAGAAGTTGGTGGTGCTGACCGACGTGGAAGGCCTCTACGCGAACTGGCCCGACCGCTCCTCGCTGGTGGATCGCATCGACGCCGACGAACTCGAAAACCTTCTGCCGAGCCTGGCGAGCGGAATGATCCCGAAGATGGAAGCGTGCCTGCGGGCCATCCGAGGCGGGGTGCGCCGCGCACACGTGATCGACGGGCGACTCGCGCACTCCGTGTTGCTGGAGGTCTTCACGTCGCGCGGCGTCGGAACCATGGTGGTACCGAGCAAGGGGGTTGACGATGTCCAATGA
- a CDS encoding DNA alkylation repair protein — translation MHEQDRPHDSTPVVTAVRKGLAELADPEKAPAMQRYMRSAMPFLGVQKPERHRLARQIMRESPLPDRESWQRAVLELWDHATYREERYLALDLTGHRAYARWQTPDLLPLYEHLVATGAWWDFVDEIAVNRIGPLLRADFASVAPVLRSWARDPDRWKRRVAVLSQNASGVDTDTALLTDCIEANLADPDFFLRKAIGWALRQYARTDPDWVEVFVANHPGLSPLSRREALRHRR, via the coding sequence ATGCACGAGCAGGACAGACCGCACGACAGCACCCCTGTGGTGACCGCCGTCCGCAAGGGACTGGCCGAACTCGCCGACCCCGAGAAGGCGCCTGCCATGCAGCGCTACATGAGGTCTGCCATGCCGTTCCTAGGCGTGCAGAAGCCGGAACGACACCGGCTCGCGCGCCAGATCATGCGCGAGTCGCCTCTGCCCGACCGAGAAAGCTGGCAGCGCGCCGTACTCGAACTGTGGGACCACGCCACCTACCGCGAGGAACGCTATCTCGCACTCGACCTCACCGGCCACCGCGCCTACGCCCGGTGGCAGACTCCGGACCTACTGCCCCTCTACGAACATCTGGTCGCCACAGGCGCGTGGTGGGATTTCGTCGACGAGATCGCCGTCAACCGTATCGGCCCGCTCCTCAGAGCCGACTTCGCCTCCGTGGCTCCGGTCCTGCGGAGCTGGGCCCGCGATCCCGACCGGTGGAAGCGCCGCGTCGCCGTTCTGAGTCAGAACGCGTCGGGAGTCGACACGGACACAGCCCTGCTGACCGACTGCATCGAGGCGAACCTCGCCGATCCCGACTTCTTCCTCCGCAAGGCCATCGGCTGGGCTCTTCGGCAGTACGCCAGGACCGATCCCGACTGGGTGGAGGTCTTCGTGGCGAACCATCCCGGTCTCTCACCGCTGTCGCGCCGAGAGGCGCTCAGACACCGACGCTGA
- the argH gene encoding argininosuccinate lyase — translation MKLWGGRFAEGPAEAMAALSASTHFDWRLAPYDIAGSRAHARVLHRAGLLTDTELDDMLAALDRLAEDVESGEFTPTVADEDVHTALERGLLERAGEELGGKLRAGRSRNDQVATLFRMWLRDAARRVTSGTLDVVDALVAQAISHPDAVLPGRTHLQHAQPVLLAHHLLAHAQALVRDLGRLRDWDARAAESPYGSGALAGSSLGLDPEAVAHELGFPTSVDNSIDGTASRDFAAEFCFAVAMLGVNLSRIAEEVIIWNTAEFGYVTLDDAWATGSSIMPQKKNPDVAELTRGKAGRLIGNLTGLLATLKAQPLAYNRDLQEDKEPVFDSVDQLELLLPAIAGMIGTLTFHTDRLAELAPAGFTLATDIAEWLVRQGVPFRRAHEAAGECVRVAEGRGVGLDALTDDEFAEIHPALTPEVRAVITVQGSVASRDSRGGTAPDRVTEQRERLEARLAELRAWAR, via the coding sequence ATGAAGCTGTGGGGTGGACGGTTCGCTGAGGGACCGGCCGAGGCGATGGCGGCGTTGTCCGCGTCGACCCACTTCGACTGGCGGCTGGCGCCGTACGACATCGCGGGCTCGCGGGCCCACGCCCGCGTGTTGCATCGTGCGGGTCTGCTGACCGACACCGAGCTCGACGACATGCTCGCCGCGCTCGACCGGCTCGCCGAGGACGTGGAGTCGGGTGAGTTCACCCCGACCGTGGCCGACGAGGACGTGCACACCGCGCTGGAGCGAGGGCTGCTGGAGCGTGCGGGTGAGGAGCTCGGGGGGAAGCTGCGGGCGGGCAGGTCGCGCAACGACCAGGTGGCCACGCTGTTCCGTATGTGGCTGCGTGACGCCGCGCGGCGCGTGACGTCCGGCACCCTCGATGTCGTGGACGCACTCGTCGCGCAGGCCATCAGCCATCCCGATGCCGTGCTTCCCGGTCGCACCCACCTCCAGCACGCCCAACCGGTGCTGCTCGCGCACCACCTGCTCGCCCACGCGCAGGCGCTCGTGCGTGATCTCGGCAGGTTGCGCGACTGGGACGCGCGCGCGGCCGAATCACCGTACGGGTCGGGCGCGTTGGCCGGGTCGTCGCTGGGCCTCGATCCGGAGGCCGTGGCGCACGAGCTGGGTTTCCCCACTTCGGTGGACAATTCGATCGACGGCACGGCGTCCCGTGACTTCGCGGCCGAGTTCTGTTTCGCCGTCGCGATGCTCGGCGTGAACCTCTCGCGGATCGCCGAGGAAGTCATCATCTGGAACACCGCCGAGTTCGGCTATGTGACTCTCGATGACGCGTGGGCCACCGGCAGCTCGATCATGCCCCAGAAGAAGAATCCGGACGTGGCCGAGCTCACCAGGGGTAAGGCCGGGCGGTTGATCGGCAACCTCACCGGTCTGTTGGCCACCCTGAAGGCGCAGCCGCTGGCCTACAACCGGGATCTGCAGGAGGACAAGGAACCGGTCTTCGATTCCGTGGACCAGTTGGAGCTGCTCCTGCCCGCGATCGCGGGAATGATCGGCACGCTGACGTTCCACACCGACCGGCTCGCCGAATTGGCTCCGGCCGGGTTCACGCTCGCCACCGACATCGCCGAGTGGCTGGTCCGCCAGGGTGTCCCCTTCCGGCGTGCCCACGAAGCAGCGGGGGAGTGCGTGCGCGTCGCCGAGGGGCGGGGTGTGGGACTGGACGCTCTCACCGACGACGAGTTCGCCGAGATCCATCCGGCACTGACGCCGGAGGTCCGCGCGGTGATCACCGTCCAGGGTTCCGTGGCGTCCCGCGACTCCCGTGGGGGGACGGCTCCGGACCGCGTCACCGAACAGCGGGAACGGCTGGAGGCTCGGCTGGCCGAGCTGCGTGCGTGGGCGCGGTAG
- the argJ gene encoding bifunctional glutamate N-acetyltransferase/amino-acid acetyltransferase ArgJ, whose product MTVTTPRGFRAAGVAAGLKSSGKPDVALVVNDGPSDVAAAVFTTNRCKANPVLWSEQVMADRSARAVVLNSGGANCYTGPAGFQTTHASAELVAQQLGFGAIDVVVCSTGLIGETLDRDALNAGIEAAAAKLSADGGVSAAEAIMTTDTHSKQVVREGRGYTIGGMAKGAGMLAPALATMLVVVTTDAAIDAETADRALRTATRETFDRLDSDGCMSTNDTVLLMCSGASGETPDADEFTSLLTEACHDLAQQLLRDAEGSEHDIEIQVVNAATEDDALVVGRAIARSNLFKTAVYGKDPNWGRILAAVGTTDAVFEPSALDVAFNGVWICRGGEPGEPRDTVDLSGREVTVTVDLKAGRQSATIWTNDLTHAYVHENSAYST is encoded by the coding sequence ATGACGGTCACCACGCCCCGCGGATTCCGCGCCGCCGGTGTCGCCGCGGGACTCAAGAGCAGCGGAAAACCGGACGTCGCACTGGTCGTCAACGACGGTCCGTCCGACGTGGCCGCGGCCGTGTTCACCACCAACCGGTGCAAGGCGAACCCGGTGCTGTGGAGCGAGCAGGTGATGGCTGACCGCAGCGCGAGGGCGGTGGTGCTCAACTCCGGTGGTGCCAACTGCTACACCGGCCCGGCAGGTTTCCAGACCACCCACGCTTCGGCGGAGCTGGTCGCTCAGCAGCTGGGCTTCGGAGCCATCGACGTCGTCGTGTGTTCCACCGGGCTGATCGGTGAGACACTCGATCGCGATGCGTTGAACGCGGGTATCGAGGCGGCTGCCGCGAAGCTGTCGGCAGACGGTGGTGTTTCGGCGGCGGAAGCGATCATGACCACCGACACGCACAGCAAGCAGGTCGTGCGAGAGGGCAGGGGTTACACGATCGGAGGCATGGCGAAGGGCGCGGGCATGCTCGCACCCGCGCTCGCGACGATGCTGGTCGTGGTGACCACGGACGCGGCGATCGACGCCGAGACCGCGGACAGGGCATTGCGCACTGCCACCCGCGAGACCTTCGACCGGCTGGACTCCGACGGCTGCATGTCGACCAACGACACCGTGTTGCTGATGTGCAGCGGCGCGTCCGGGGAGACTCCGGACGCCGACGAGTTCACGTCGTTGCTGACAGAGGCCTGTCATGATCTCGCACAGCAGTTGCTTCGTGATGCGGAGGGCTCCGAGCACGACATCGAGATCCAGGTGGTGAATGCGGCCACGGAGGACGACGCGCTCGTGGTCGGCAGGGCCATCGCCCGCAGCAACCTCTTCAAGACCGCAGTGTACGGAAAGGACCCGAACTGGGGCCGGATTCTCGCCGCGGTCGGCACGACCGACGCCGTGTTCGAGCCCTCGGCATTGGACGTCGCGTTCAACGGTGTGTGGATCTGCCGTGGGGGCGAACCGGGTGAACCCAGGGACACCGTGGACCTGTCCGGCCGTGAGGTCACGGTAACCGTGGACCTCAAGGCTGGGCGGCAGTCGGCGACGATCTGGACCAACGACCTGACCCACGCTTACGTGCACGAGAACTCGGCGTACTCGACATGA
- the argF gene encoding ornithine carbamoyltransferase, whose translation MPRHFLRDDDLTPSEQAEVLDLAAKLKQQPYGDALAGPKTVAVIFEKNSTRTRFSFEAGISQLGGHAVVVDGHSMQLGREETIGDTARVLSRYTDLVVWRTFGQERIDEFAAAATVPVVNALTDEFHPCQILADLFTVRERKGALAGLTLTYLGDGANNMAHSLLLGGVTAGMHVRVAAPEGFHPLPWVLDAVAKRAEETGGSAAVFTDPHAAVDGADVVTTDAWTSMGQEGDGKDRVTPFLPYQVNTDLLARTGKDTIVLHDLPAHRGMEITDEVIDGPASAVWDEAENRLHAQKALLVWLLRQERR comes from the coding sequence ATGCCACGCCACTTTCTCCGCGACGACGACCTCACGCCCAGTGAGCAGGCCGAGGTGCTCGATCTCGCCGCCAAGTTGAAGCAACAGCCGTACGGCGACGCGCTTGCCGGGCCGAAAACGGTCGCGGTGATCTTCGAGAAGAACTCGACCCGCACCCGCTTCTCGTTCGAGGCCGGGATCAGCCAGCTCGGTGGCCACGCCGTGGTCGTCGACGGCCACAGTATGCAGCTGGGGCGTGAGGAGACCATCGGCGACACCGCTCGTGTCCTGTCCCGCTACACCGACCTCGTGGTGTGGCGCACGTTCGGTCAGGAACGGATCGACGAGTTCGCGGCAGCGGCCACGGTTCCCGTCGTGAACGCCCTCACCGACGAATTCCACCCCTGCCAGATCCTCGCCGATCTCTTCACCGTTCGTGAACGTAAGGGTGCGCTCGCGGGACTCACACTGACGTATCTCGGCGACGGTGCCAACAACATGGCTCATTCTCTGCTGCTGGGCGGTGTCACGGCGGGAATGCACGTCCGGGTCGCGGCGCCGGAGGGTTTCCACCCGCTTCCCTGGGTACTCGACGCGGTGGCGAAGCGCGCCGAGGAGACCGGTGGGAGCGCCGCCGTGTTCACCGACCCCCACGCGGCGGTGGACGGTGCCGATGTGGTGACCACGGATGCATGGACCTCGATGGGACAGGAAGGTGACGGCAAGGACCGGGTGACGCCGTTCCTGCCTTACCAGGTGAACACCGACCTGCTCGCCAGGACAGGCAAGGACACCATCGTGCTGCACGACCTGCCCGCGCACCGCGGCATGGAGATCACCGACGAGGTGATCGACGGACCCGCCAGCGCGGTCTGGGACGAGGCGGAGAACCGGTTGCACGCTCAGAAGGCGCTTCTGGTGTGGTTGCTGCGGCAGGAGCGACGATGA
- a CDS encoding acetylornithine transaminase gives MSNEDAQARWRSVMMNNYGTPAVNLVRGEGAVVWDADGRRYLDFVTGIAVNALGHAHPAVVSAVTRQIATIGHTSNLYLNEPALTLAERLLELSGAGDGKVLFCNSGAEAVEAAFKLARRTGRSTVVATEGGFHGRTMGALALTGQPAKRAPFEPLVPGVRHVPFGDVPALERAIDSDTAAFVVEPVQGENGVVVPGDDYLRAAREITRRHGVLLVVDEVQTGVGRLGSWFAYQQTGIQPDVVTLAKGLGGGLPLGACLAFGEAATLFEPGQHGTTFGGNPVCCAAGLAVLDTIAANGLLEHTAALGKEISAGLERLDHPLVRTVRGAGLLLGVVLNSAVSAGVAAAAQRAGFLVNPVQPDVVRLAPPLVVSQEQADALLAALPAAFDAATSKDD, from the coding sequence ATGTCCAATGAGGACGCTCAAGCACGGTGGCGTTCCGTGATGATGAACAACTACGGCACCCCGGCGGTGAACCTCGTCCGTGGTGAGGGCGCCGTGGTGTGGGACGCCGACGGCCGGCGATACCTCGATTTCGTGACGGGCATCGCCGTCAACGCACTCGGGCACGCCCATCCCGCCGTGGTGTCGGCCGTGACGAGGCAGATCGCGACGATCGGGCACACGTCGAACCTCTACCTCAACGAACCCGCGCTGACGCTGGCGGAGCGACTGCTCGAGCTGTCGGGTGCCGGAGACGGCAAGGTGCTCTTCTGCAATTCCGGTGCTGAGGCTGTGGAGGCGGCGTTCAAACTGGCTCGGCGTACGGGCAGGAGTACGGTCGTCGCCACTGAGGGCGGCTTCCACGGGCGTACGATGGGTGCGCTGGCCTTGACCGGGCAACCGGCCAAGCGCGCGCCCTTCGAGCCGTTGGTTCCCGGAGTGCGGCACGTGCCGTTCGGTGACGTTCCCGCCTTGGAGCGGGCCATCGACTCCGACACCGCGGCTTTCGTCGTGGAACCCGTCCAGGGTGAGAACGGCGTCGTGGTCCCCGGCGACGACTACCTGAGGGCGGCCAGGGAGATCACCAGACGGCACGGTGTCCTTCTCGTCGTCGACGAAGTCCAGACAGGCGTCGGCAGGCTCGGAAGTTGGTTCGCATACCAGCAGACGGGCATCCAGCCGGACGTGGTGACGCTGGCGAAGGGACTCGGTGGTGGGTTGCCCCTCGGCGCGTGCCTGGCGTTCGGCGAGGCTGCGACGCTCTTCGAGCCGGGACAGCACGGTACGACGTTCGGTGGCAACCCGGTCTGCTGCGCCGCGGGGCTCGCTGTCCTCGACACCATCGCCGCGAACGGCCTGCTCGAACACACCGCTGCGCTCGGCAAGGAGATCTCGGCCGGCCTGGAACGTCTCGATCACCCCTTGGTGCGCACGGTGCGCGGCGCGGGCTTGCTGCTCGGTGTCGTGCTGAACAGCGCCGTCTCGGCGGGGGTCGCCGCAGCGGCACAGCGAGCGGGTTTCCTCGTCAACCCCGTCCAGCCCGACGTGGTCAGGCTGGCACCCCCGTTGGTCGTGAGCCAGGAGCAGGCCGACGCTCTGCTCGCCGCACTGCCCGCGGCCTTCGACGCCGCCACTTCGAAGGACGATTGA
- a CDS encoding arginine repressor, whose amino-acid sequence MTTQSHRSSATGGMNRARRHARITELVSSMAIRSQTELAKLLAAEGIEVTQATLSRDLDELGAVKLRGADSGAPVYVIPEDGSPVKGVQGGTTRLSRLLAEFMVSADASGNLMVLRTPPGAAQFLASAIDRAALDEVVGSIAGDDTIAVIAREPLSGKELAERFTTLAQRSSNADTNVNEEKDND is encoded by the coding sequence ATGACCACGCAGTCCCACCGATCTTCCGCCACGGGCGGAATGAACCGGGCCCGGCGTCACGCGAGGATCACCGAGCTGGTGTCGAGCATGGCCATCCGCAGCCAGACCGAGCTGGCGAAGCTGCTTGCCGCGGAAGGGATCGAGGTCACGCAGGCCACGCTGTCGCGGGACCTCGACGAGCTGGGTGCCGTGAAGCTCAGGGGCGCGGACTCAGGCGCCCCGGTCTACGTGATTCCCGAGGACGGGAGTCCCGTGAAAGGCGTGCAGGGAGGCACGACGCGGCTGTCGAGGTTGCTGGCCGAGTTCATGGTCTCGGCCGATGCCTCGGGCAATCTCATGGTGCTGCGCACCCCTCCGGGCGCGGCGCAGTTTCTGGCCAGCGCCATCGACAGGGCAGCGCTGGACGAGGTCGTCGGCTCGATCGCCGGCGACGACACGATCGCGGTGATCGCCAGGGAACCGTTGTCGGGCAAGGAGTTGGCCGAACGTTTCACCACGCTGGCACAGCGGTCGTCGAACGCGGACACGAACGTGAATGAGGAGAAGGACAATGACTGA
- a CDS encoding argininosuccinate synthase: MTERVVLAYSGGLDTSVAIGWIAEETGAEVVAVAVDLGQGGEDLETIRKRALDCGAVEAVVADARDEFADDYCLPALQANALYMDRYPLVSALSRPLIVKHLAEAAKYHGATTVAHGCTGKGNDQVRFEVGIGALAPDLNVIAPVRDFAWTREKAIAYAEERNLPIDVTKKSPFSIDQNVWGRAVETGILEDLWNEPPKEVYSYTQDPTVHFQAPDEVVITFKKGVPVAIDGKEVTVLEAIQEMNRRAGAHGIGRLDMVEDRLVGIKSREVYEAPGAIALITAHQELENVTVERDLARFKRQVEQRWGELVYDGLWFSPLKEALDGFVAKAQEHVSGDIRMILHGGNATVTGRRSDESLYDFNLATYDEGDTFDQSLAKGFVQLWGLPSKIAAKRQQSKSN, encoded by the coding sequence ATGACTGAGCGGGTGGTGCTCGCGTACTCGGGCGGGCTCGACACCTCCGTGGCGATCGGTTGGATCGCCGAAGAGACCGGTGCCGAAGTGGTGGCCGTCGCCGTCGACCTCGGCCAGGGCGGTGAGGACCTGGAGACCATCCGCAAGCGTGCGCTCGACTGCGGTGCGGTGGAGGCGGTGGTTGCCGACGCCCGGGACGAGTTCGCCGACGATTACTGCCTTCCGGCGCTGCAGGCGAACGCGCTCTACATGGATCGGTACCCGCTGGTGTCCGCGCTGTCCCGGCCGTTGATCGTCAAACATCTCGCCGAGGCGGCCAAGTACCACGGCGCCACCACGGTGGCGCACGGCTGCACGGGTAAGGGCAACGACCAGGTGCGTTTCGAGGTGGGCATCGGCGCGCTGGCCCCGGATCTGAACGTGATCGCCCCCGTGCGTGACTTCGCGTGGACCCGCGAGAAGGCGATCGCCTACGCCGAGGAACGCAATCTTCCGATCGACGTCACGAAGAAGTCGCCGTTCTCCATCGACCAGAACGTCTGGGGTCGTGCAGTGGAGACCGGCATCCTGGAGGATCTCTGGAACGAGCCTCCGAAGGAGGTCTACTCCTACACGCAGGACCCGACCGTCCACTTCCAGGCTCCCGACGAGGTGGTCATCACCTTCAAGAAGGGCGTTCCGGTGGCGATCGACGGCAAGGAGGTCACCGTCCTGGAGGCGATCCAGGAGATGAACCGCCGGGCCGGAGCGCACGGCATCGGCAGGCTCGACATGGTCGAGGACCGGCTGGTGGGCATCAAGAGCCGCGAGGTCTACGAGGCCCCGGGCGCCATCGCGTTGATCACGGCGCACCAGGAGCTGGAGAACGTCACGGTCGAGCGTGATCTGGCGCGCTTCAAGCGGCAGGTGGAACAGCGTTGGGGTGAGCTCGTCTACGACGGTCTGTGGTTCTCGCCGTTGAAGGAGGCGCTCGACGGTTTCGTCGCCAAGGCCCAGGAACACGTGTCGGGTGACATCCGGATGATCCTGCACGGTGGCAACGCGACGGTCACCGGCCGGCGCAGTGACGAGTCGCTGTACGACTTCAACCTCGCCACCTACGACGAGGGCGACACGTTCGACCAGTCGCTGGCCAAGGGCTTCGTACAACTGTGGGGTCTGCCCAGCAAGATCGCCGCCAAGCGGCAGCAGAGCAAGAGCAACTGA
- the argC gene encoding N-acetyl-gamma-glutamyl-phosphate reductase: MTVKAAVAGATGYAGGELLRLLLAHPDIEIGALTAASSAGTPLGQHQPHLGPLADRLVQETTAETLAGHDVVFLALPHGHSGGIAAQLGDEALVIDLGADHRLTDASDWERWYGSEHVGTWPYGLPELPGGRESLRGTTRVAVPGCFPTGGSLALAPAFAAGLLRPEVTIVSVTGTSGAGKSLKPHLLGSEVMGSASAYGVGGAHRHTPEFVQNLSAVAGRPVTVSFTPVLAPMPRGILTTASAPLAGDVAHDTVRSVYEKAYGDEHFVSVLPEGVWPTTAATVGSNMVLLQVAVDVDADRLVVVAALDNLTKGTAGAAVQSMNIALGLPETAGLPMTGVAP, translated from the coding sequence ATGACGGTGAAGGCAGCGGTGGCCGGTGCGACCGGCTACGCGGGTGGAGAGTTGTTGCGACTCCTGCTCGCGCACCCGGACATCGAGATCGGTGCGCTCACGGCCGCGAGTAGCGCGGGCACTCCGTTGGGGCAGCACCAACCGCACCTCGGGCCGCTGGCCGACCGTCTTGTCCAGGAGACCACAGCCGAGACGCTGGCGGGGCATGACGTGGTGTTTCTCGCCCTGCCTCACGGCCACTCCGGTGGTATTGCCGCCCAACTCGGAGACGAGGCGCTCGTGATCGACCTCGGCGCCGATCACCGGTTGACGGACGCGTCCGACTGGGAACGGTGGTACGGCAGCGAGCACGTCGGTACCTGGCCCTACGGGCTTCCCGAGTTGCCGGGTGGTCGAGAGTCTCTCCGAGGCACGACTCGTGTTGCGGTGCCGGGTTGCTTCCCGACAGGCGGATCGCTCGCATTGGCGCCCGCGTTCGCCGCCGGGCTGCTCCGGCCGGAGGTGACGATCGTCTCGGTGACCGGTACCTCGGGTGCGGGCAAGAGTCTGAAGCCGCACCTGCTCGGGTCCGAGGTGATGGGCTCCGCGAGCGCGTACGGCGTCGGGGGAGCGCACCGGCACACACCCGAGTTCGTCCAGAACCTCAGCGCGGTCGCCGGTCGCCCCGTGACCGTGTCCTTCACGCCTGTGCTCGCCCCGATGCCGCGCGGCATTCTCACCACTGCCAGTGCCCCGCTCGCCGGGGACGTCGCCCACGACACGGTACGGAGTGTCTACGAGAAGGCCTACGGCGACGAGCACTTCGTCTCGGTGCTGCCGGAGGGAGTGTGGCCGACGACGGCCGCCACGGTCGGGTCCAACATGGTGCTGCTCCAGGTGGCGGTGGACGTCGACGCAGATCGCCTCGTCGTGGTGGCCGCGCTCGACAACCTCACCAAGGGCACGGCGGGCGCGGCCGTGCAGTCCATGAACATCGCCCTCGGTCTCCCGGAGACCGCCGGGCTGCCGATGACAGGAGTCGCCCCATGA